One Pyrus communis chromosome 13, drPyrComm1.1, whole genome shotgun sequence genomic window carries:
- the LOC137713534 gene encoding transcription initiation factor IIB-2-like: MSDAYCSDCKRQTEVVRDHSAGDTVCSECGLVLESHSIDETSEWRTFANESGDNDPVRVGGPTNPLLADGGLSTVIAKPNGASGEFLSSSLGRWQNRGSNPDRGLIMAFKTIATMSDRLGLVATIKDRANEIYKRVEDQKSSRGRNQDALLAACLYIACRQEDKPRTVKEICSVANGATKKEIGRAKEYIVKQLGLENGQSVEMGTIHAGDFMRRFCSNLGMINQAVKAAHEAVTKSEEFDIRRSPISIAAAVIYIITQLSDDKKPLKDISVATGVAEGTIRNSYKDLYPHVSKIIPGWYATEDAVKSLCSP, encoded by the exons ATGTCCGATGCGTATTGCTCCGACTGCAAGCGCCAGACGGAGGTCGTGAGAGACCACTCGGCGGGTGATACCGTCTGCTCCGAGTGCGGTCTAGTGCTCGAGTCTCATTCCATTGATGAGACCTCGGAGTGGCGTACCTTCGCGAACGAGTCGGGCGATAACGACCCGGTCCGTGTTGGTGGGCCTACCAATCCCCTGTTGGCCGATGGCGGGCTGTCCACCGTCATAGCCAAGCCCAATGGGGCTTCTGGTGAGTTCTTGTCTTCGTCCTTGGGTCGGTGGCAGAACCGTGGGTCTAATCCGGATCGGGGCTTGATAATGGCGTTCAAAACCATCGCTACCATGTCCGATAG GTTGGGCCTTGTTGCAACCATCAAG GATCGGGCTAATGAGATATATAAGAGGGTGGAGGATCAGAAATCTAGTAGGGGAAGAAATCAGGATGCACTATTGGCTGCTTGCCTGTACATTGCTTGTCGACAAGAAGACAAGCCACGCACTGTAAAGG AAATTTGCTCTGTCGCCAATGgagccacaaagaaggaaaTTGGCCGAGCAAAAGAATACATAGTGAAACAGCTGGGATTAGAGAATGGTCAGTCGGTGGAGATGGGAACAATACATGCTGGGGACTTTATG AGGCGATTTTGTTCCAATCTGGGTATGATTAATCAAGCAGTCAAGGCTGCTCATGAAGCTGTGACAAAGTCCGAAGAATTTGATATAAG GCGGAGCCCTATATCGATAGCAGCGGCAGTTATTTATATTATCACCCAGCTTTCAGACGATAAGAAGCCTCTCAAAG ATATCTCCGTTGCCACCGGAGTAGCGGAAGGAACAATCAGAAACTCGTACAAAGACCTTTATCCCCATGTGTCAAAGATTATACCGGGCTGGTACGCAACAGAGGATGCTGTCAAGAGCCTTTGCAGCCCTTGA